A window of Apium graveolens cultivar Ventura chromosome 8, ASM990537v1, whole genome shotgun sequence contains these coding sequences:
- the LOC141676941 gene encoding putative aquaporin NIP7-1 isoform X1, which translates to MPKSVVKHYPLISPPRILMTKQLVDNDNTCPNLSNDASSSGESKYDQESGCNSSLRDTDRVLKRNAFFSCTLPFGIDPTLARIIVAEALGSFILVFCICGIVAITQIMHGQVGLLEYAVTAALTVTVVVFSIGAISGAHINPAVTIAFAASGPFPWSKVPLYIVAQIVGSVAAAFVGKLVYGIKAELMMTRPIQGYVSAFFVELIVTFIILFVTCAIINESQTVGPVAGIVAGVAIGLGVLITGPVSGASMNPARSLAPAIISWNFDDIWIYILAPTIGAVMGALCYRVLCLHCRVNYRIAASPAATLPTNLSP; encoded by the exons ATGCCCAAGTCAGTTGTTAAACATTATCCTCTCATTTCACCTCCACGAATTTTGATGACGAAACAGTTAGTAGATAATGATAATACATGTCCTAATCTTTCAAACGATGCATCATCCAGCGGAGAATCTAAGTATGATCAAGAAAGTGGGTGTAATTCAAGTTTGAGAGATACAGATAGAGTTTTAAAGAGAAATGCCTTTTTTTCTTGCACCTTACCTTTTGGGATAGATCCAACTCTCGCTCGTATA ATTGTAGCAGAGGCGTTAGGGAGTTTCATTTTAGTTTTCTGTATATGTGGTATCGTTGCGATTACGCAAATAATGCATGGCCAAGTAGGACTACTGGAATATGCAGTCACAGCAGCTTTGACAGTAACTGTAGTGGTTTTCTCTATAGGAGCCATTTCTGGAGCTCATATTAACCCTGCTGTTACAATTGCTTTTGCTGCTTCAGGTCCCTTCCCATGGTCCAAG GTTCCACTTTACATAGTGGCACAAATAGTTGGTTCTGTGGCGGCTGCGTTCGTGGGAAAGTTGGTTTATGGCATAAAAGCAGAACTAATGATGACAAGACCAATCCAAGGATATGTTTCAGCATTCTTCGTGGAGCTCATCGTGACCTTCATAATCTTGTTTGTAACCTGTGCAATAATCAATGAATCTCAAACA GTTGGACCAGTAGCTGGAATTGTTGCTGGAGTAGCCATTGGACTTGGAGTGTTGATCACAGG GCCTGTATCAGGAGCATCAATGAATCCAGCCAGATCACTGGCACCTGCTATAATATCATGGAACTTCGATGATATATGGATTTATATTTTAGCACCAACCATTGGAGCTGTGATGGGCGCACTATGTTATCGTGTTTTATGTCTTCATTGCAGAGTTAATTATAGGATTGCTGCTTCGCCTGCTGCTACGTTACCAACTAACTTGTCTCCTTGA
- the LOC141676941 gene encoding putative aquaporin NIP7-1 isoform X2, producing the protein MPKSVVKHYPLISPPRILMTKQLVDNDNTCPNLSNDASSSGESKYDQESGCNSSLRDTDRVLKRNAFFSCTLPFGIDPTLARIIVAEALGSFILVFCICGIVAITQIMHGQVGLLEYAVTAALTVTVVVFSIGAISGAHINPAVTIAFAASGPFPWSKVPLYIVAQIVGSVAAAFVGKLVYGIKAELMMTRPIQGYVSAFFVELIVTFIILFVTCAIINESQTVGPVAGIVAGVAIGLGVLITGVNYRIAASPAATLPTNLSP; encoded by the exons ATGCCCAAGTCAGTTGTTAAACATTATCCTCTCATTTCACCTCCACGAATTTTGATGACGAAACAGTTAGTAGATAATGATAATACATGTCCTAATCTTTCAAACGATGCATCATCCAGCGGAGAATCTAAGTATGATCAAGAAAGTGGGTGTAATTCAAGTTTGAGAGATACAGATAGAGTTTTAAAGAGAAATGCCTTTTTTTCTTGCACCTTACCTTTTGGGATAGATCCAACTCTCGCTCGTATA ATTGTAGCAGAGGCGTTAGGGAGTTTCATTTTAGTTTTCTGTATATGTGGTATCGTTGCGATTACGCAAATAATGCATGGCCAAGTAGGACTACTGGAATATGCAGTCACAGCAGCTTTGACAGTAACTGTAGTGGTTTTCTCTATAGGAGCCATTTCTGGAGCTCATATTAACCCTGCTGTTACAATTGCTTTTGCTGCTTCAGGTCCCTTCCCATGGTCCAAG GTTCCACTTTACATAGTGGCACAAATAGTTGGTTCTGTGGCGGCTGCGTTCGTGGGAAAGTTGGTTTATGGCATAAAAGCAGAACTAATGATGACAAGACCAATCCAAGGATATGTTTCAGCATTCTTCGTGGAGCTCATCGTGACCTTCATAATCTTGTTTGTAACCTGTGCAATAATCAATGAATCTCAAACA GTTGGACCAGTAGCTGGAATTGTTGCTGGAGTAGCCATTGGACTTGGAGTGTTGATCACAGG AGTTAATTATAGGATTGCTGCTTCGCCTGCTGCTACGTTACCAACTAACTTGTCTCCTTGA
- the LOC141680379 gene encoding uncharacterized protein LOC141680379 codes for MTVSSLLVVGENRWDEEVIYNMFEERDVNLILSIPLNQNERDVWYWRRERLGDYSIKSAYVLLQEQKNLSVVSTGDRCWKRLWALKLPPKVTHLIWRAAMGCFPTKVQIQTKHVNIDAMCLQCQLEPETIAHAQLTCSFAKECWYKLRGITYGGTQESFLDWLSGTFDSRDTKQRQEATMLCWSQEATMLCWSLWKCRNELVWNQRGSNCYNYSLVARNSKGELLHAKSRCRLGQAAPDSAEAMSVREALSWIKGQQYSTGTCCWRRISSS; via the exons ATGACTGTGTCATCTTTATTAGTAGTAGGGGAAAATAGATGGGATGAAGAAGTGATTTACAATATGTTTGAGGAAAGGGATGTTAATTTAATTCTTTCGATCCCCTTAAATCAGAATGAACGGGATGTTTGGTACTGGAGAAGAGAAAGACTTGGTGATTACTCGATCAAGTCTGCTTATGTGTTGTTGCAAGAGCAGAAGAATCTTTCAGTAGTCAGTACTGGTGATCGTTGTTGGAAAAGACTGTGGGCTTTAAAACTTCCTCCTAAGGTTACACATTTGATTTGGCGTGCTGCAATGGGGTGTTTTCCTACTAAAGTCCAGATTCAGACTAAACATGTTAACATAGATGCTATGTGTCTGCAATGTCAGTTGGAACCAGAAACAATAGCACATGCACAATTGACTTGTTCTTTTGCTAAAGAATGTTGGTATAAATTAAGGGGTATTACATATGGTGGTACACAGGAGTCGTTCTTGGATTGGTTGTCAGGTACTTTCGACAGTCGGGACACAAAGCAGAGGCAAGAGGCAACAATGTTGTGTTGGTCGCAAGAGGCAACAATGTTGTGTTGGTCCTTATGGAAATGCAGAAACGAGTTGGTTTGGAATCAGCGAG GTTCAAACTGTTACAACTATTCCCTGGTTGCGAGAAATTCCAAGGGTGAACTGCTTCATGCTAAATCGAGGTGTCGTTTGGGTCAGGCAGCTCCAGATAGTGCAGAAGCCATGAGCGTGCGTGAGGCACTGAGCTGGATAAAGGGACAGCAGTACAGTACAGGGACGTGTTGTTGGAGACGGATTTCCTCGTCGTAA
- the LOC141680380 gene encoding uncharacterized protein LOC141680380 has protein sequence MTALYTQDSYWHQKEDATGLLGLLPQQKMTDALRMLTYSATADRCAEICRMGESTTLECMKKNCQQVEGLFGEEYLRASTPTDLRRLLARGEQRGFLGMIESIDFMHLKWKNCPGGWNGAYSGRKGCPNIILEVVASYDTWVWNAFFSVPGAQNDINVLGQSPVLDKVIAGNSPTVVFHVNGKR, from the coding sequence ATGACAGCTCTTTACACTCAAGATTCCTACTGGCATCAGAAAGAAGATGCAACTGGATTATTGGGGTTGCTACCGCAACAAAAAATGACTGATGCACTACGAATGTTGACTTACAGTGCGACAGCTGATCGATGTGCCGAAATATGTAGAATGGGAGAATCAACTACACTTGAGTGTATGAAAAAAAATTGTCAACAAGTGGAAGGACTCTTTGGTGAAGAGTACCTTCGTGCTTCAACACCTACAGATTTAAGAAGGCTTTTAGCAAGGGGTGAACAAAGGGGATTTCTAGGTATGATTGAAAGTATTGATTTTATGCACTTGAAGTGGAAGAATTGTCCAGGCGGGTGGAACGGGGCTTATAGTGGCCGAAAAGGATGCCCTAATATTATTCTAGAGGTCGTCGCTTCCTATGACACTTGGGTGTGGAACGCTTTTTTCAGTGTGCCTGGAGCTCAAAATGATATTAACGTTTTAGGTCAGTCTCCCGTATTAGATAAAGTCATCGCAGGAAATAGCCCGACAGTGGTGTTTCACGTCAATGGCAAAAGATAA